The Planococcus liqunii genome includes a region encoding these proteins:
- a CDS encoding deoxynucleoside kinase: MPVPFITVEGPIGVGKTSLAKAIADHHRFQMLKEIVDENPFLTKFYEDIEEWSFQTEMFFLCNRYKQLTDIQKKFISNREPVAADYHIFKNLIFAKRTLPDAEYAKYEAIYKILTADMPAPNMVIYLHASLDTLMKRIKMRGREFEQMITPAYMEQLVADYHEFIERFEREHPEIPVLRFNGDEMDFVQNEVDLQQILTKVDETLQQRSLTI, from the coding sequence ATGCCGGTGCCATTTATAACGGTAGAAGGCCCGATTGGCGTTGGCAAAACGTCACTGGCAAAAGCAATTGCTGACCACCATCGTTTTCAAATGCTGAAAGAAATCGTCGATGAAAATCCGTTTCTGACAAAGTTTTATGAAGACATTGAGGAATGGAGCTTCCAGACCGAAATGTTCTTTTTATGCAATCGCTATAAGCAATTGACCGATATACAGAAAAAATTCATTTCCAACCGTGAGCCTGTAGCAGCGGATTACCATATTTTCAAGAACTTGATTTTTGCCAAGCGGACGCTGCCCGATGCTGAGTATGCCAAATACGAAGCAATCTACAAAATCCTGACAGCGGATATGCCGGCGCCGAATATGGTGATTTACTTGCATGCCAGTTTGGATACGTTGATGAAGCGCATCAAAATGCGCGGACGTGAATTCGAGCAAATGATTACCCCGGCTTATATGGAACAGCTTGTTGCTGATTACCATGAGTTTATAGAACGTTTTGAGCGGGAGCATCCGGAAATTCCGGTGCTGCGTTTTAATGGAGATGAAATGGATTTTGTCCAGAATGAAGTGGATTTGCAGCAGATCCTGACGAAAGTGGATGAAACCTTACAACAAAGGAGTTTAACGATATGA
- a CDS encoding deoxynucleoside kinase: MNLREKYGIPENAVITIAGTVGVGKSTMTKALADTLHFRTSFEKVDANPYLDLFYDDFEKWSFHLQIYFLAERFKEQKRMFEYGGGFIQDRSIYEDTGIFAKMHWEKGTMNNVDYETYTNLFEAMVMTPYFPHPDLLIYLEGSIEDILGRIQERGRAMEQQTPVEYWLEMHERYEKWINSFNGCPVLRLNINDYDLMNDPDCAERIVERIGNFMQQTSLLKK, translated from the coding sequence ATGAATTTACGTGAAAAATACGGCATTCCGGAAAATGCTGTGATTACCATTGCCGGTACAGTAGGTGTCGGCAAATCAACGATGACCAAGGCATTGGCGGATACGCTTCATTTCCGCACATCGTTTGAAAAAGTGGATGCCAACCCTTACCTGGATTTGTTTTACGATGACTTCGAGAAATGGAGCTTCCATCTACAAATTTACTTCCTGGCAGAGCGCTTCAAAGAACAAAAGCGCATGTTTGAATACGGCGGCGGTTTTATCCAGGACCGTTCCATTTATGAAGATACCGGCATTTTCGCGAAAATGCATTGGGAAAAAGGCACGATGAATAACGTGGACTACGAAACATACACGAATCTGTTTGAAGCTATGGTAATGACGCCATACTTCCCGCATCCGGATTTATTGATTTACCTGGAAGGGTCGATTGAAGACATTCTGGGGCGCATCCAGGAACGCGGCCGCGCAATGGAACAGCAGACGCCGGTCGAGTACTGGCTTGAAATGCATGAACGCTACGAAAAATGGATCAATTCGTTCAACGGCTGCCCGGTGCTGCGCCTGAACATCAACGATTATGATCTGATGAATGACCCGGACTGCGCTGAACGCATCGTAGAACGCATCGGCAATTTCATGCAGCAAACTTCCTTATTGAAAAAATAA
- the dnaX gene encoding DNA polymerase III subunit gamma/tau, translated as MAYQAFYRVYRPQSFSEMSGQSHIKQTLQNALLYNKTTHAYLFSGPRGTGKTSAAKIFAKALNCEQAPVAEPCNECSSCKSITEGSNTDVIEFDAASNSRVEEMREIIEKVRFSPANSRFKIYIIDEVHMLSNSAFNALLKTLEEPPEHVVFILATTEPHKLPLTIISRCQRFDFKRLTQTDIVERMIEVLTDAGIPYNEQVLKVIAQAAAGGMRDALSLLDQVVSFSGDEMTLEDALLVTGSISQDMFYDIAEALVERDIGQALTLLEQLVRDGKDPVRLVEDFITFFRDLLLIQTAPDLHDMLELAAHEERFEALAKQFEPATLYAWIDVLTKTQQEMRFSNHTKIYLETALLKMVQADAPAMISSDSASPELEAKVNQLEQLVIQLQQQLKNGAIAAAPAAANAEPKRRQRSQSAFKIPVGRIQDVLKNATKPDIQAIKTNWATVMGQLQRSHAALLNEAEPVAASADAFVLKFKYDIHCQMASDNQTFAVAFSQLLQQYTGKAYTPIFVPDESWLKIREEFIRSNGLKAGADEKQTESEEPHPFSAEGSAAEEDPFIAEAERLFGKDFVEIHED; from the coding sequence TTGGCGTATCAAGCTTTTTACCGTGTGTACCGGCCGCAGTCCTTTTCCGAAATGTCAGGTCAGTCGCACATCAAACAAACCCTTCAAAATGCTCTCCTTTACAATAAGACCACGCATGCTTATTTGTTTTCAGGGCCACGGGGCACAGGGAAGACCAGTGCAGCGAAAATCTTTGCAAAAGCGCTCAATTGCGAACAGGCTCCTGTAGCAGAACCCTGCAACGAATGCAGTTCTTGTAAGAGCATAACTGAAGGATCCAATACAGACGTCATCGAATTTGATGCGGCTTCCAATTCCCGGGTAGAAGAAATGCGGGAGATCATTGAAAAGGTCCGGTTCTCTCCGGCCAATTCCCGTTTTAAGATCTACATCATCGATGAAGTGCACATGCTTTCCAACAGTGCCTTCAATGCCTTGCTGAAAACACTGGAAGAACCGCCAGAGCACGTCGTCTTTATTTTGGCGACAACGGAGCCGCATAAATTGCCGCTTACCATTATTTCCCGCTGCCAACGCTTTGATTTTAAGCGCTTGACGCAGACGGATATTGTGGAACGGATGATTGAAGTTCTGACAGATGCAGGCATTCCTTATAATGAGCAAGTATTGAAAGTGATTGCACAGGCAGCAGCGGGCGGCATGCGGGATGCACTCAGCCTGCTTGACCAGGTCGTGTCGTTCAGCGGTGATGAAATGACGCTTGAAGACGCACTGCTTGTGACAGGATCTATCAGCCAGGACATGTTTTACGACATTGCAGAAGCACTCGTCGAAAGAGACATTGGCCAGGCGCTGACGCTTCTGGAGCAATTGGTGCGAGATGGCAAGGATCCGGTACGGCTTGTGGAAGACTTTATTACCTTTTTCCGGGACTTGCTGTTGATTCAGACGGCGCCGGATCTTCACGATATGCTGGAACTCGCAGCTCACGAAGAACGCTTCGAAGCGCTCGCCAAGCAATTCGAGCCGGCAACGCTTTATGCGTGGATTGATGTGTTGACGAAAACCCAACAGGAAATGCGGTTTTCCAACCACACCAAAATTTATTTGGAGACTGCTCTCCTGAAAATGGTGCAGGCAGACGCTCCAGCCATGATCTCTTCAGATTCGGCTTCTCCGGAGCTGGAAGCCAAGGTCAATCAATTGGAGCAATTGGTGATCCAGCTCCAGCAGCAACTGAAAAACGGAGCAATAGCTGCAGCTCCGGCAGCCGCTAATGCGGAACCGAAGCGCCGCCAACGGTCTCAAAGTGCCTTTAAGATTCCCGTTGGCCGTATTCAGGACGTCTTAAAGAATGCGACCAAACCGGATATCCAGGCGATTAAAACCAATTGGGCAACAGTAATGGGCCAATTGCAAAGATCGCATGCGGCTTTATTGAACGAAGCGGAGCCGGTAGCGGCGTCAGCGGATGCTTTTGTGTTAAAATTCAAGTATGATATTCATTGCCAGATGGCTTCCGACAACCAGACCTTTGCGGTCGCTTTCAGCCAACTTCTGCAGCAGTACACAGGGAAAGCCTACACGCCGATTTTTGTGCCGGATGAAAGCTGGCTGAAAATACGTGAAGAGTTTATTAGAAGCAACGGGTTGAAAGCAGGGGCAGATGAGAAGCAGACGGAGTCTGAAGAACCACATCCGTTTTCTGCGGAAGGCTCAGCAGCGGAAGAAGATCCGTTCATTGCGGAAGCCGAGCGGCTATTCGGCAAAGATTTTGTCGAAATCCATGAAGATTAA
- a CDS encoding YbaB/EbfC family nucleoid-associated protein: MRGGGNMQGMMKQMQKMQKQMAEAQEELGTLKFEGSAGGGMVKVTVSGHKEVLDVVLDPSVVDPEDVEMLQDLLIVATNEAFKKADEHANSTMGKFTKGLNLPGMF; this comes from the coding sequence ATGCGCGGTGGCGGAAATATGCAAGGCATGATGAAACAAATGCAGAAAATGCAAAAACAAATGGCTGAGGCTCAAGAAGAACTAGGGACATTGAAATTCGAAGGATCAGCTGGCGGCGGAATGGTGAAAGTTACTGTATCCGGACACAAAGAAGTATTGGATGTAGTGTTGGATCCATCAGTTGTCGATCCGGAAGATGTTGAAATGCTTCAGGACCTATTGATCGTGGCAACAAACGAAGCGTTTAAAAAAGCGGATGAGCATGCGAATTCCACAATGGGGAAATTCACTAAGGGGTTAAATCTTCCAGGCATGTTCTAG
- the recR gene encoding recombination mediator RecR, translating to MHYPEPISKLMESFMKLPGIGPKTAARLAFFVLGMKEDTVLDFAKALVDAKRNLSFCSNCGHITDVDPCMICQDQSRDRTTICVVQDPKDVIAMEKMRDYTGLYHVLQGAISPMDGIGPEDINVPSLLKRLQDETVSELILATNPTIEGEATAMYISRLVKPSGIKTTRIAHGLPVGGDLEYADEVTLSKALEGRREL from the coding sequence ATGCATTATCCAGAACCGATATCGAAATTGATGGAAAGCTTTATGAAATTGCCAGGAATCGGGCCGAAAACAGCGGCCCGGCTGGCATTTTTTGTGCTTGGAATGAAAGAGGACACGGTCCTTGATTTTGCAAAAGCACTGGTGGATGCCAAACGGAATTTGAGTTTCTGCTCAAACTGCGGGCATATCACCGATGTCGATCCGTGCATGATTTGCCAGGACCAATCACGCGACCGGACAACGATTTGCGTGGTACAGGATCCAAAAGACGTTATCGCCATGGAAAAAATGCGCGACTATACGGGGCTGTATCATGTCCTTCAAGGAGCCATTTCTCCAATGGATGGCATTGGACCGGAAGATATCAATGTTCCTTCTTTATTGAAGCGGCTGCAGGATGAAACGGTCAGCGAATTGATATTAGCGACAAACCCGACAATTGAAGGGGAAGCGACGGCCATGTACATTTCGCGCCTGGTAAAACCTTCCGGTATTAAAACAACGCGCATTGCACACGGACTGCCAGTGGGCGGAGATCTGGAATATGCGGATGAAGTCACGCTGTCCAAAGCATTGGAAGGGCGCCGTGAGTTGTAG